A window of bacterium contains these coding sequences:
- a CDS encoding ATPase, T2SS/T4P/T4SS family, with translation MPVVTTEKIDLGRLLVDYKLMTQEQLKEAEKVVEEKNRDIREVLRELNYVNEGGINYVLSSYLDLPYVHISPQIVDPAVVKSIPREILERYRMVPIVCLDHEIELVMADPTDVEAIKEAEGITQCSAKISIGLADEILEVIDQIFGKEVTQISKPPEEILADTSGVAFVYHHLTEAVTEGVSELYIEPTSTQLRILYRMRDGKLEEKKPQPLSMYPGICARLNIMTNIPATGKESNILTRIGDKEVYLHTSVLSSINGDCWTIKILERQKQILKLEELGFQNELIEQIRTIINQPSGVIIVTGPPGSGRTATCYALLSEVRNKRVVTIEEAPSYQNDEFIQLESKADSGLKSAISSGADIIMLENMSQEYVLKQCFDIALAGKLILGQMYHPSCFDTLEQLIKELGSTLLANTLLMLIARKKVAGAEKGVDYLYEVLIFNERLKTFLREGDLKKVKEDAEKSGFRSLSSLLKEKMSAGTKEVF, from the coding sequence GATATAAGGGAAGTTCTAAGAGAATTAAACTATGTGAATGAAGGAGGAATCAATTATGTTTTGAGTAGTTATCTTGACCTGCCCTATGTCCATATCTCTCCTCAGATAGTTGACCCGGCAGTAGTCAAGTCTATTCCCAGAGAGATACTGGAGAGGTATCGTATGGTACCTATTGTTTGTCTCGACCATGAAATAGAATTAGTTATGGCTGATCCAACTGATGTGGAGGCAATCAAAGAGGCAGAAGGCATTACTCAGTGTTCGGCAAAAATTTCTATTGGTCTGGCTGATGAGATTTTAGAGGTGATTGACCAGATTTTTGGGAAAGAAGTAACTCAAATATCCAAACCACCGGAAGAAATATTAGCCGATACCTCAGGAGTAGCCTTTGTTTATCATCACTTAACAGAGGCAGTAACCGAAGGCGTCAGCGAGCTCTATATTGAGCCGACCAGCACCCAGCTAAGGATACTTTACCGGATGAGGGATGGTAAGTTGGAGGAGAAAAAACCTCAACCTTTAAGCATGTATCCAGGGATATGTGCTCGATTGAACATAATGACCAACATCCCGGCTACCGGAAAAGAAAGCAATATCCTCACCAGGATTGGCGATAAAGAGGTGTATCTCCATACCTCTGTTTTATCCAGTATCAACGGTGATTGCTGGACAATCAAAATATTAGAGAGACAAAAACAAATCCTTAAATTGGAAGAATTAGGGTTTCAAAATGAGTTGATAGAGCAAATAAGAACAATAATCAATCAGCCTTCGGGCGTAATTATCGTTACCGGACCACCAGGGAGTGGTCGGACAGCAACCTGCTATGCACTCTTATCCGAGGTCAGAAATAAGCGTGTGGTAACTATTGAGGAGGCACCCTCTTATCAAAACGATGAATTTATCCAGCTCGAATCAAAGGCAGATTCAGGGCTAAAATCTGCCATTTCTTCTGGGGCTGATATAATAATGCTCGAAAATATGAGCCAGGAGTATGTCCTGAAACAGTGTTTCGATATTGCTTTAGCCGGAAAACTGATATTAGGTCAGATGTATCATCCATCTTGCTTTGACACACTTGAGCAGTTAATCAAGGAGTTAGGTTCGACACTACTTGCAAATACCCTTTTAATGCTCATTGCCCGGAAAAAGGTTGCCGGGGCTGAAAAAGGTGTTGACTACCTTTATGAGGTGTTAATTTTTAATGAGCGGCTTAAAACCTTCCTGCGAGAGGGAGATTTGAAGAAGGTAAAAGAGGATGCAGAAAAGAGCGGATTTCGTTCCCTGTCATCTCTCCTTAAAGAAAAAATGTCCGCAGGAACGAAGGAGGTGTTCTAA